In Spea bombifrons isolate aSpeBom1 chromosome 12, aSpeBom1.2.pri, whole genome shotgun sequence, the following proteins share a genomic window:
- the CLSTN1 gene encoding calsyntenin-1 isoform X3: protein MLGMWRVPPASLLLITGLLCGVWAARGNKHKPWIETTYHGIVTENDNAVLLDPPLIALDKDAPLRYAESFEVTVTKEGEICGFKIHDQDVPFEAVVLDKSTGEGLIRSTEKLDCELQKDYTFTIQAYDCGKGPDGSNTKRSHKATVHIQVNDVNEYAPVFKEKSYKATVIEGKKYDNILKVEAVDADCSPQFSQICSYEIVTPDVPFTIDKDGYIKNTEKLNYGKERQYKLAVTAYDCGKKRAAEDILVKISIKPTCKASWQGWSKRIEYEPGTGSLALFPGIHLETCDEPITSIQANVQLETSHIGKGCDRDTYSEKSIHRLCGASSNTAELLPPPSSATNWTVGLPTDNGHDSDQVFEFNGTQAVKIPDGVVTVDLKEPFVISVWMRHGPGGREKETILCNSDKTEMNRHHYSLYINNCKLGFLFRQEPSEEKTYKPAEFHWKLDQACDKEWHHYVLTVEFPTVTLYVDGVTYDPFTVTEDYPLHPAQIDTQLVVGACWQGGELHMAQFFRGNLAGLMIRSGRLESKKVIDCLYTCKEGLEFQPADNIGKGMKINLSPNQSTLTLEGDDIDRFDQAMQHISYLNSRQFPTPGIRRLKITTSVKCFNEETCLTIPDVDGYVMVLQPEEPKISVSGIDHFARSASEFESSEGVALFPELRIISTITREVEPEEDEDEDPTVQESLVSEEIMHNLDTCEVSVVGEELNPDQESLQVDLTHLQQKGLETSSSNLGMVITGVDTMVNYEEVLHLIRYRNWNTASLFDRKFKLACSELNGRYNSNEFQVEVNVIHTASPAEAPNHIVAQPQFVHPVHRSFSDLSGHNLPSPHATSVVPSAATIVIVVCVSFLVFMIILGVFRIRAAHQRTVRDQEGGKENEMDWDDSALTITVNPMETYEDQHSSEEEEEEDDDEEESEDGEEDDITSADSESSEEEDGEPEEDQQNVNRQQQLEWDDSTLTY from the exons ATGCTGGGGATGTGGCGGGTTCCGCCGGCCTCCCTGCTGCTCATCACAGGGCTGCTGTGCGGGGTCTGGGCCGCCAGAG GTAATAAGCACAAGCCGTGGATTGAAACCACTTACCACGGGATTGTAACGGAAAACGATAACGCGGTCTTGCTGGATCCTCCGCTGATCGCGCTGGATAAGGACGCTCCGCTGCGCTACGCAG AGAGTTTTGAGGTGACAGTCACCAAAGAAG GTGAGATCTGTGGCTTTAAGATACACGACCAAGATGTCCCCTTCGAGGCAGTGGTGCTGGACAAATCCACGGGAGAGGGGCTGATTCGCTCGACGGAGAAGCTGGACTGTGAGCTACAGAAAGACTACACGTTCACCATTCAAGCCTACGACTGCGGCAAGGGGCCAGACGGCTCAAACACAAAAAGATCCCACAA GGCGACCGTGCACATCCAAGTGAACGACGTTAATGAGTACGCACCCGTCTTCAAGGAGAAGTCGTACAAAGCCACGGTGATCGAGGGGAAGAAATACGATAATATTTTAAAGGTGGAAGCCGTGGACGCCGACTGCTCCCCCCAGTTCAGCCAGATCTGCAGCTACGAGATAGTGACCCCCGATGTTCCCTTCACCATCGACAAAGACG GTTACATCAAGAACACAGAAAAACTGAATTATGGGAAAGAACGCCAGTACAAACTCGCGGTTACCGCCTACGACTGCGGAAAGAAAAGGGCCGCAGAAGATATCCTGGTTAAAATCAGCATTAAGCCGACCTGCAAGGCCAGCTGGCAAG GCTGGAGTAAAAGAATAGAGTATGAGCCCGGTACCGGTTCTTTGGCTTTGTTTCCGGGAATACACTTGGAGACTTGCGATGAACCAATTACGTCCATCCAAGCCAACGTGCAGCTGGAAACCAGCCACATCGGCAAAGGCTGCGACCGAGACACCTACTCAGAGAAATCAATTCACCGATTATGCG GCGCGTCTTCCAACACTGCAGAGCTGCTGCCTCCACCCAGTAGCGCCACCAACTGGACTGTGGGACTTCCCACAGATAACGGCCATGACAGCGACCAGGTATTTGAATTCAACGGGACGCAGGCCGTGAAGATCCCCGACGGCGTGGTGACCGTGGACCTGAAAGAACCGTTCGTCATATCGGTGTGGATGAGACACGGGCCGGGCGGCCGAGAAAAAGAAACCATTTTGTGTAATTCTGACAAGACGG AAATGAACCGTCACCATTACTCGCTGTACATAAACAACTGCAAACTGGGCTTTCTGTTCCGCCAAGAGCCCTCGGAGGAGAAGACTTACAAGCCGGCGGAATTCCACTGGAAACTGGACCAG GCGTGCGATAAGGAATGGCATCACTACGTCCTCACCGTGGAATTCCCTACCGTCACGCTGTACGTGGATGGGGTCACCTATGATCCTTTCACTGTGACGGAAGATTACCCTCTGCACCCGGCCCAGATCGATACCCAGCTGGTGGTGGGTGCTTGCTGGCAAG GCGGCGAGCTCCACATGGCCCAATTCTTCCGGGGAAATCTGGCAGGGTTAATGATCCGTTCCGGCAGATTGGAAAGCAAGAAGGTGATCGATTGCTTGTATACCTGCAAGGAAGGGCTGGAGTTCCAGCCGGCAGATAACATCGGGAAAGGCATGAAG ATCAACCTGAGCCCCAACCAGTCCACGCTGACCCTGGAAGGAGACGACATCGACCGCTTCGACCAGGCGATGCAGCACATCTCCTACCTGAACTCCCGCCAGTTCCCGACTCCTGGGATCCGGCGTCTTAAGATCACCACCTCTGTGAA ATGCTTCAACGAAGAGACGTGCCTCACAATCCCGGATGTTGATGGGTACGTCATGGTGCTTCAGCCCGAAGAGCCCAAGATCAGCGTCAGCGGCATCGATCACTTCGCCCGATCCGCTTCGGAGTTTGAGAGCAGCGAGGGGGTCGCCCTGTTCCCCGAACTCCGTATCATCAGCACGATCACGAGGGAAGTGGAGCCGGAGGAAGATGAAGACGAAGATCCCACTG TTCAGGAATCCCTGGTTTCTGAGGAAATCATGCATAACTTGGACACTTGCGAGGTCAGCGTGGTGGGAGAAGAGCTGAACCCGGATCAGGAGAGTCTGCAAGTAGATTTGACCCACCTGCAGCAGAAGGGCTTGGAGACGAGCAGCTCCAACCTCGGCATGGTCATCACGG gTGTTGACACAATGGTGAACTACGAGGAGGTTCTGCATCTGATCCGCTACAGAAACTGGAACACAGCCTCCCTCTTCGACCGGAAGTTCAAGCTGGCGTGCTCCGAGCTGAACGGGCGCTACAACAGCAACGAGTTCCAGGTGGAG GTGAATGTCATCCATACGGCCAGCCCGGCAGAGGCACCCAACCACATCGTAGCCCAGCCTCAGTTTGTCCATCCGGTCCACCGATCTTTCTCTGACCTCTCTGGGCACAACCTACCGAGTCCTCACGCGACATCAG TTGTCCCCAGCGCGGCCACCATTGTTATCGTGGTGTGCGTCAGCTTCTTGGTCTTCATGATCATCCTGGGAGTTTTCCGAATCCGCGCCGCGCACCAGCGGACAGTGAGGGACCAGGAAGGAGGCAAGGAGAACGAGATGGACTGGGACGACTCCGCTCTGACCATCACCGTCAACCCCATGGAG ACCTATGAAGACCAGCACAGCagcgaggaggaggaagaggaggatgacGATGAGGAGGAGAGCGAGGATGGCGAGGAAGATGACATCACCAGCGCCGATTCAGAAAGCAGCGAGGAAGAGGATGGAGAGCCCGAGGAGGACCAGCAGAACGTCAACCGGCAGCAGCAGCTCGAGTGGGACGACTCCACTCTCACCTACTGA